The following coding sequences lie in one Bacteroidales bacterium genomic window:
- a CDS encoding DUF262 domain-containing protein → MKATETKVEDFLSSNKTQFIIPVYQRNYDWSTGQCKQLLDDILEVGTEKMNTHFIGSIVFIHDDVYTASRIKELTVIDGQQRLTTLTLIYLVLHRLAKELKDEGLENEISETYLINKFAPEEEKLKLRPAENNDKALKYLLRGDDKEDFTDFSKLIDNFNYFKGRITEENYQFVLKGLSKLMFVEVSLERGKDNPQRIFESLNSTGLELSQADLIRNYILMGLKPKEQNIIYQNYWEVIEKLAKDETLNVSRVSDYIRDYLTLINKNIPNKGKVYFEFKANYPTSSVDELENNLTGIKGLVRHYNKLINPKNETDKEIRLQLQYINRLEINVAFPFLMKVYDDYISSIIDKETFLKVLNLVQAFTWRRFILGLPTNALNKIFMSLYDKVEKENYLYSIQKSLLQRTGIQRFPKNGEVIDALKVKDVYNIKSKNRIYFLERLENFENIERVSIEGNPDITIEHIFPQNPDPKWKMELGIEDYNFIKENYLNTIGNLTLSGNNGKLGNKAFKDKRDLDGAGYKESRLWMNKNLSGLDKWDKTEIENRFDLLSKRFLKIWEYPQIEIETNEDNGELNIFEADDPKYKKLEYAIFFDQKIQVNQVTKLYVEIFKQLFGLQPETFFTTELGERICLTKTPTEKGLRQAVPINDTYFIETNIDNQGKFDRIKQALTIFDFEDELTIKYAEN, encoded by the coding sequence ATGAAAGCAACCGAAACTAAAGTAGAGGATTTTTTATCATCCAATAAAACACAGTTCATCATTCCTGTCTACCAACGAAATTACGATTGGTCAACAGGACAATGTAAACAGCTCCTTGATGATATTCTTGAGGTTGGAACGGAAAAGATGAATACTCACTTTATCGGGAGCATAGTCTTTATTCATGATGACGTCTATACTGCTTCAAGGATTAAAGAGCTGACAGTAATTGATGGACAACAGAGATTAACAACATTAACGCTCATTTACCTGGTTCTGCATCGACTTGCAAAAGAATTAAAAGACGAAGGACTCGAAAACGAGATTAGCGAAACCTATTTGATAAACAAGTTTGCTCCAGAAGAGGAGAAGCTAAAATTAAGGCCAGCAGAAAACAATGATAAGGCATTAAAGTATCTATTAAGAGGTGACGATAAAGAAGATTTCACAGACTTCTCGAAACTTATTGACAATTTCAATTATTTTAAAGGGCGAATCACTGAAGAAAATTATCAATTTGTATTGAAAGGTCTTTCAAAATTGATGTTTGTAGAAGTCTCACTTGAGCGTGGAAAAGACAATCCACAAAGAATTTTTGAAAGCCTTAACTCAACGGGATTAGAATTATCACAAGCTGACCTAATCCGTAATTATATTCTCATGGGGCTAAAGCCCAAAGAACAAAACATAATTTATCAAAACTACTGGGAAGTCATTGAAAAACTCGCAAAAGATGAAACTCTAAACGTTAGCCGTGTTTCTGATTATATTCGAGACTATTTGACATTGATAAACAAGAATATTCCAAATAAGGGAAAGGTTTATTTTGAGTTTAAAGCCAATTATCCAACATCATCAGTTGATGAACTTGAAAACAATCTCACAGGAATTAAAGGATTAGTAAGACACTACAACAAACTCATTAATCCGAAAAATGAAACGGATAAAGAAATTAGGTTGCAATTACAGTACATTAATCGTCTTGAAATTAATGTTGCATTTCCGTTCTTAATGAAAGTTTATGATGATTACATTTCATCAATAATTGACAAAGAGACTTTTTTAAAAGTCCTTAATTTAGTGCAGGCATTTACTTGGAGAAGGTTCATTCTTGGCTTACCGACCAATGCATTAAATAAGATTTTTATGAGCCTCTATGATAAAGTAGAGAAAGAAAATTATTTGTATTCTATTCAAAAGTCTTTACTTCAAAGAACAGGCATACAGAGGTTTCCCAAAAACGGTGAAGTCATTGATGCACTAAAAGTCAAAGACGTTTACAACATAAAATCCAAGAATAGAATTTACTTTCTCGAAAGACTTGAAAATTTCGAAAATATTGAGAGAGTCTCCATTGAAGGTAATCCGGACATTACGATTGAACATATCTTTCCTCAAAACCCTGACCCAAAATGGAAGATGGAATTGGGTATTGAAGATTATAATTTCATCAAGGAAAATTACCTCAACACTATTGGCAATCTGACTTTATCAGGCAACAATGGGAAACTCGGCAATAAGGCGTTTAAAGACAAAAGGGATTTAGACGGAGCAGGGTATAAAGAAAGTCGCTTGTGGATGAATAAAAACCTTTCGGGTCTTGACAAGTGGGATAAAACAGAAATTGAAAATAGATTTGATCTGTTGTCTAAAAGATTTCTGAAAATATGGGAATATCCTCAAATTGAGATTGAAACAAATGAAGATAACGGAGAGCTGAACATATTTGAAGCAGATGACCCAAAATATAAAAAGTTAGAATATGCGATTTTCTTTGACCAAAAAATTCAAGTAAATCAAGTTACAAAACTGTACGTGGAAATTTTTAAGCAACTTTTTGGGCTTCAACCTGAAACATTCTTCACAACAGAATTAGGGGAAAGAATATGTTTAACTAAGACCCCAACTGAAAAAGGGCTTAGGCAAGCAGTTCCAATCAATGACACGTATTTCATCGAAACAAATATTGATAATCAAGGAAAATTCGACAGGATTAAACAAGCTCTTACAATTTTTGATTTTGAAGACGAGCTGACCATTAAATATGCTGAGAATTAA
- the rfbB gene encoding dTDP-glucose 4,6-dehydratase, with amino-acid sequence MTHPIKNIMITGGAGFIGSHLVRLFVNKYPDYHIVNVDKLTYAGNLENLTDVEKKPNYTFVKADITDAEKMQSLFEKYSIDAVIHLAAESHVDRSISSPMEFIYTNIVGTANLLNAARHYWKDNFEGRLFFHVSTDEVYGSLGDTGFFTEETSYDPKSPYSASKASSDHLVRAYNHTFGLPVKISNCSNNYGGNQFPEKLIPLFINNIRHNKPLPVYGKGLNVRDWLWVEDHADAIDHIFHRGKVGETYNIGGHNEWTNIDLIKLMCKLLDEKLNRTPGTSEKLITYVKDRAGHDLRYAIDSAKLQNELGWKPSLQFEEGLSKTIDWYLENSEWMARITSGDYQNYYQQQYEER; translated from the coding sequence ATGACACATCCTATTAAAAACATCATGATTACCGGTGGTGCCGGTTTTATTGGTTCGCATCTGGTGCGGCTTTTCGTAAATAAATATCCGGATTATCACATCGTAAATGTTGATAAACTCACCTATGCCGGCAACCTTGAAAACTTGACGGATGTGGAGAAAAAGCCAAATTACACTTTCGTAAAAGCCGACATCACTGATGCCGAAAAGATGCAGTCGCTTTTTGAAAAATATAGTATTGATGCGGTAATCCACCTGGCCGCCGAGTCGCACGTGGACAGGTCGATCAGCAGCCCGATGGAGTTTATTTATACCAACATCGTGGGCACCGCCAACCTGCTGAATGCAGCGCGCCATTACTGGAAAGATAATTTTGAAGGACGGCTTTTCTTCCACGTTTCCACGGATGAAGTTTACGGCTCATTAGGCGACACAGGTTTTTTTACGGAAGAGACTTCCTACGATCCCAAAAGCCCCTACTCTGCTTCAAAGGCCAGCAGCGACCATCTGGTGCGCGCATACAATCACACTTTTGGGCTGCCGGTTAAAATCTCCAACTGTTCCAACAATTACGGCGGAAATCAATTCCCGGAGAAATTAATTCCGCTTTTTATTAATAATATCCGTCACAACAAACCGCTGCCGGTTTATGGTAAGGGTTTAAATGTGCGCGACTGGCTGTGGGTAGAAGACCATGCCGACGCCATCGATCATATCTTTCATCGTGGCAAAGTGGGCGAAACCTACAACATTGGTGGGCACAACGAATGGACGAACATTGATCTGATAAAACTGATGTGCAAGCTGCTCGACGAAAAACTAAACCGCACTCCGGGCACTTCCGAAAAACTGATCACTTACGTGAAAGATCGCGCCGGCCATGACTTGCGCTACGCCATCGACTCAGCAAAACTGCAAAACGAGCTTGGATGGAAACCTTCGTTGCAATTTGAGGAAGGGCTTTCGAAAACCATCGACTGGTATCTCGAAAACAGCGAATGGATGGCACGGATCACTTCGGGCGACTACCAAAATTATTATCAGCAGCAGTATGAGGAGAGGTAA
- the galE gene encoding UDP-glucose 4-epimerase GalE, with translation MKEQILVTGGTGYIGSHTVVELQQQGYEVVIVDNLSNSRIEVVDQIAAITGKRPAFVQLDLTDGDGVCSFFDSHPEVKAVIHFAASKAVGESVEKPLMYYHNNLFSLVHLLDQMQHHAVQHLVFSSSCTVYGQPEQLPVKESAPIQKAMSPYGNTKQISEEIIGEQSLVSPLHAILLRYFNPIGAHASAKIGELPLGVPNNLVPYITQTAIGLRPGLKVFGDDYPTPDGTPIRDYIHVSDLAKAHVASLQRMLKNKQKENVEIFNIGTGTGYSVLEVIGSFERVSNQKLNYKVVGRRAGDITSVWADTQLANEVLGWKAEKNLDEMMLSAWRWELALAEQKKNK, from the coding sequence ATGAAAGAACAAATACTGGTAACAGGCGGCACGGGCTACATTGGCTCGCACACTGTGGTAGAGCTGCAGCAACAAGGCTATGAGGTGGTAATCGTTGATAATCTCTCCAACTCGCGCATCGAAGTGGTGGATCAGATTGCTGCCATCACCGGCAAACGACCAGCTTTTGTGCAGCTCGATCTTACTGACGGTGACGGTGTGTGTTCATTTTTCGACAGCCACCCTGAGGTAAAGGCGGTGATACATTTTGCAGCTTCCAAAGCGGTGGGCGAATCGGTGGAGAAACCGCTGATGTATTATCACAACAATCTTTTTTCGTTGGTTCATTTGCTGGATCAAATGCAGCATCATGCGGTGCAGCATCTGGTTTTCTCATCGTCGTGTACAGTTTACGGCCAGCCGGAACAGTTGCCTGTAAAAGAATCGGCGCCAATACAAAAGGCTATGTCGCCTTACGGCAATACCAAGCAAATTTCGGAAGAGATCATTGGCGAGCAGTCACTGGTGTCGCCGCTGCACGCGATACTCCTACGATATTTCAATCCAATTGGCGCCCACGCTTCCGCAAAAATCGGCGAGTTGCCGCTGGGTGTTCCCAACAATCTGGTGCCCTACATTACGCAAACGGCCATCGGCCTGCGCCCGGGACTCAAAGTTTTTGGCGACGACTACCCCACCCCCGATGGCACGCCCATCCGCGATTATATCCACGTAAGTGACCTGGCAAAAGCACATGTGGCGTCACTGCAGCGGATGCTGAAGAACAAGCAAAAAGAAAATGTCGAAATTTTTAATATCGGAACGGGCACCGGCTATTCAGTGCTAGAGGTGATCGGAAGTTTTGAACGCGTTTCAAATCAAAAACTCAACTATAAAGTTGTGGGACGCCGTGCAGGCGACATCACTTCTGTTTGGGCCGACACGCAACTGGCCAACGAAGTGCTGGGATGGAAAGCGGAAAAAAATCTCGACGAGATGATGCTTTCGGCCTGGAGGTGGGAATTGGCGTTGGCCGAACAAAAAAAGAATAAATGA
- a CDS encoding nucleotide sugar dehydrogenase, producing the protein MDDLFEEINNMTLYDKILKKEAKISLIGLGYVGLPIALAFARKTSVIGFDIKPERIEMMKNKIDPSQELEAKDFENCDIFFTANPEDLRKADFHIVAVPTPIDDSNMPDLRPLMAATRTVGKILKKGDYVVYESTVYPGATEEECIPLLEELSGLKCMVDFKVGFSPERINPGDKVHTLQTIIKVVSGCDEESLDVIAKTYELVVTAGVHRAASIKVAEAAKIIENTQRDVNIALMNELSIIFNRMGINTYDVLEAAGTKWNFLKFFPGLVGGHCIGVDPYYLAYKAKKLKYHPQIINSGRFVNDSMGYYVARRLVKKLIVAHKNIADSKVLVMGVTFKENVSDIRNSRVPDIISELRSYSVKVDVVDPYAVSDEVNREYGFELKEKNGTKYDAVVVAVNHDQYVCLDEAFFKNISSEKGILFDIKGIYRNKIKELTYWSL; encoded by the coding sequence ATGGATGATCTTTTTGAGGAGATAAACAACATGACACTTTACGACAAAATTTTAAAAAAGGAAGCGAAAATATCGCTGATAGGTCTGGGCTACGTTGGGCTGCCCATCGCTTTGGCATTTGCGCGCAAAACCTCCGTCATCGGTTTCGATATCAAACCCGAGCGCATCGAAATGATGAAAAACAAAATAGACCCCAGCCAGGAACTTGAGGCGAAAGATTTCGAGAATTGCGACATATTCTTTACGGCAAATCCCGAAGATTTGCGCAAAGCTGATTTCCATATCGTGGCGGTTCCTACACCCATCGACGACAGCAATATGCCCGACCTCAGACCGCTTATGGCCGCCACCCGCACCGTTGGCAAAATTCTTAAAAAAGGCGACTACGTCGTGTACGAATCCACGGTGTATCCCGGCGCTACCGAAGAAGAGTGCATCCCACTTCTTGAAGAGCTTTCGGGGCTAAAATGTATGGTGGATTTTAAAGTAGGATTTTCGCCCGAACGCATCAATCCCGGCGACAAGGTACACACGCTACAAACCATTATCAAAGTGGTTTCGGGTTGTGATGAAGAATCACTCGACGTGATCGCCAAAACCTACGAGTTGGTTGTAACGGCGGGCGTGCACCGTGCCGCTTCCATCAAGGTGGCCGAAGCTGCCAAGATTATCGAGAACACCCAGCGCGACGTGAACATTGCCCTGATGAACGAACTATCGATTATCTTCAACCGCATGGGCATCAACACCTACGACGTGCTGGAAGCCGCCGGAACAAAGTGGAACTTTCTGAAGTTTTTCCCGGGACTGGTAGGCGGACATTGCATCGGCGTCGACCCGTATTATTTGGCATACAAAGCCAAGAAACTCAAATATCATCCACAGATCATCAACTCCGGACGCTTCGTAAACGATTCGATGGGGTATTATGTAGCCAGGCGACTGGTAAAAAAACTTATCGTGGCACATAAAAATATTGCCGATTCCAAAGTTCTGGTGATGGGCGTAACTTTTAAGGAAAACGTAAGCGACATCCGCAACTCACGTGTGCCCGACATTATCAGCGAACTTCGCTCCTACAGCGTAAAAGTTGACGTGGTAGATCCCTATGCCGTAAGCGATGAGGTGAATCGTGAATATGGTTTCGAACTCAAAGAGAAAAATGGCACAAAGTACGACGCTGTTGTCGTTGCTGTAAATCACGACCAATATGTCTGTTTGGACGAAGCTTTTTTTAAAAACATCAGCAGCGAAAAAGGAATTCTTTTCGACATAAAAGGTATTTATCGCAACAAGATAAAAGAGCTTACCTATTGGAGTTTATAA
- a CDS encoding acyltransferase has translation MTEKKGYFAHPTAVIDEGCEIGSGTKIWHFSHVMSNCRIGENCNIGQNVVISSEVVLGNNVKVQNNVSIYTGVTCEDDVFLGPSMVFTNITNPRSAVVRRGSYERTVVKRGATIGANATIVCGHDIGGFAFIGAGTVITKTVAPYALVVGNPGRQIGWMSECGHRLHFDENGMAICPESKEQYEIKDDCVSKI, from the coding sequence ATGACAGAAAAAAAAGGATATTTCGCCCATCCCACGGCAGTGATCGACGAAGGATGTGAAATTGGTTCAGGAACCAAAATCTGGCATTTTTCGCATGTGATGAGCAACTGCCGGATAGGTGAAAACTGCAACATCGGTCAGAATGTGGTGATTTCGTCCGAGGTGGTGCTGGGTAATAATGTAAAGGTGCAAAACAACGTCTCGATTTATACCGGCGTAACCTGCGAGGACGACGTTTTCCTGGGGCCTTCGATGGTTTTTACCAACATAACCAACCCGCGCAGCGCCGTCGTGCGCCGTGGCAGCTATGAACGCACCGTGGTGAAACGCGGAGCTACTATCGGCGCCAACGCCACCATCGTTTGCGGTCACGACATCGGCGGGTTTGCCTTTATCGGCGCCGGAACGGTTATTACCAAAACGGTGGCTCCTTATGCGCTGGTGGTGGGAAATCCGGGGCGTCAGATCGGCTGGATGAGCGAGTGCGGTCACCGTTTGCATTTCGACGAAAACGGAATGGCTATCTGCCCGGAAAGCAAGGAACAATACGAAATCAAAGATGATTGCGTATCAAAAATTTAA
- a CDS encoding DegT/DnrJ/EryC1/StrS family aminotransferase: MNEIRMVDLKGQYDKIKTEIDSAIQQVIDTTAFINGPAVQEFQKALEKYLGVEHVIPCGNGTDALQVAMMGLHMQPGDEVITTSFTFIATAEVIALLGLTPVLVDVDPDTFNIDPDAIRKAITPKTKAIVPVHLFGQSADMEAIMKIAEEHNLYVVEDACQAIGAEFTFSDGTIRQAGTIGDASGMSFFPSKNLGCYGDGGAIFTNDDALAKQLRSVVNHGMVVRYHHDYIGVNSRLDSIQAAVLKIKLARLDEYITARQKAAAFYNKAFANHPKLKTPVTAPFTTHVYHQYTLVTKDLDRDELQKFLASKNVPAMIYYPVPMHMQKAYQDPRYKEGDFPVTEHLSKHVISLPMHTELDEEQLKYITDAVLEFANR; this comes from the coding sequence ATGAACGAAATAAGAATGGTTGACCTGAAGGGTCAGTACGACAAAATAAAAACCGAAATCGACAGTGCCATCCAACAGGTGATCGACACCACGGCTTTCATCAACGGGCCGGCGGTGCAAGAGTTCCAGAAGGCGCTCGAAAAATATCTTGGTGTAGAACACGTAATTCCGTGTGGCAACGGTACCGACGCTTTGCAGGTAGCAATGATGGGACTTCACATGCAGCCAGGCGACGAGGTGATCACCACTTCATTTACTTTCATCGCCACCGCCGAGGTTATCGCGCTGCTTGGCCTGACTCCTGTATTGGTGGACGTTGATCCCGACACTTTTAACATCGATCCGGACGCCATCCGCAAAGCCATCACACCCAAAACAAAAGCAATTGTTCCGGTGCATCTTTTTGGGCAGTCTGCCGACATGGAGGCTATTATGAAAATTGCCGAAGAACACAATTTATATGTGGTCGAAGATGCCTGTCAGGCCATTGGCGCAGAATTTACTTTTAGCGACGGCACAATCCGCCAGGCCGGCACCATTGGTGATGCATCCGGAATGTCGTTTTTCCCATCGAAAAATCTGGGCTGCTACGGCGACGGCGGCGCCATTTTTACCAACGACGACGCGCTGGCAAAGCAACTTCGCTCGGTGGTAAACCATGGTATGGTGGTGCGCTATCACCACGACTATATTGGTGTAAACTCACGCCTGGACAGCATTCAGGCAGCAGTGCTCAAAATAAAGTTAGCCCGTCTGGACGAATACATCACAGCCCGCCAGAAAGCTGCCGCCTTTTACAACAAGGCCTTTGCCAATCATCCCAAACTGAAAACTCCCGTTACAGCACCTTTCACTACGCACGTGTATCATCAATACACTTTGGTTACTAAAGATTTGGATCGTGATGAGCTGCAGAAATTCCTGGCTTCCAAAAACGTTCCGGCCATGATTTATTATCCTGTGCCGATGCACATGCAGAAAGCCTATCAGGATCCACGCTACAAAGAAGGCGATTTCCCGGTAACGGAGCATCTTTCCAAACATGTAATCTCGCTGCCCATGCACACTGAACTCGACGAGGAACAACTGAAATACATCACCGACGCCGTGCTGGAATTTGCCAACAGATAA
- a CDS encoding glycosyltransferase N-terminal domain-containing protein, which translates to MDHPLQQAHAAGLLLLLIHSLKGSIPMTFLYNILIQVYVLLIRLAALWNPKAKLWVAGRRHIFDDLQQKISHDRPLAWFHCASLGEFEQGRPVLEAYRLQYPDHRILITFFSPSGYEVRKNYAGADYIFYLPADTTRNARRFVALVKPHIVFFVKYEYWFNYLRQLHTTGVPVVGVSSIFRPGQRFFRWYGRWQLAALKRFDHFFVQDQQSADLLAKAGITQVTVSGDTRFDRVAEVARQKKSFPLVEQFAAGHQVFIAGSTWPPDETMVRLLIEKNIPNLKFIIAPHEVHEARIQRLVELLPHETVRFSQATDQNLAEAHVLVIDNIGILSHLYQYANVAYIGGGFGVGIHNILEAATFGLPVLFGPNYQKFREAVELIAQGGAFSFGDEKEFLASALPLLSDEPQREAAAQIARQYVESREGATRLTLDWLRG; encoded by the coding sequence ATGGATCATCCCCTTCAACAAGCGCATGCCGCAGGACTTTTATTATTATTAATTCACTCCCTCAAAGGCAGCATACCGATGACCTTTTTGTACAATATCCTTATTCAAGTGTACGTCCTGCTGATACGGCTGGCAGCTTTGTGGAATCCCAAGGCGAAACTATGGGTGGCCGGACGACGCCATATTTTTGATGATTTACAACAAAAAATTTCTCACGACCGTCCGCTGGCGTGGTTTCATTGCGCCTCGTTGGGCGAGTTCGAGCAGGGACGCCCGGTGCTTGAGGCTTACAGATTACAATATCCCGATCATCGCATTCTTATCACCTTTTTTTCGCCTTCGGGTTATGAAGTGCGCAAAAATTACGCTGGTGCTGATTACATCTTTTATCTTCCCGCCGACACCACACGCAATGCGCGGCGGTTTGTGGCGCTGGTAAAGCCGCACATCGTTTTCTTTGTTAAATACGAATATTGGTTCAATTATCTGCGCCAGCTCCACACGACGGGCGTGCCGGTGGTGGGCGTTTCGTCGATTTTCCGTCCTGGGCAGCGGTTCTTTCGTTGGTATGGCCGATGGCAACTGGCAGCGCTGAAAAGGTTCGACCACTTTTTTGTTCAGGATCAGCAATCCGCCGATCTGTTGGCAAAAGCCGGCATTACGCAGGTTACTGTGAGTGGCGACACCCGTTTCGACAGAGTAGCTGAAGTGGCTCGTCAAAAAAAATCATTTCCGCTGGTGGAGCAATTTGCCGCAGGGCATCAGGTTTTTATTGCCGGCAGCACCTGGCCGCCTGACGAAACTATGGTGCGGCTGCTGATCGAGAAAAATATTCCAAATCTTAAATTCATCATAGCTCCCCACGAAGTTCACGAAGCGCGTATCCAGCGACTGGTAGAATTATTGCCCCACGAGACGGTTCGCTTTTCGCAAGCCACCGACCAAAATCTAGCCGAAGCACACGTGCTGGTCATCGACAACATCGGAATCCTTTCTCATTTATATCAGTATGCCAACGTCGCCTATATCGGCGGTGGCTTTGGCGTGGGCATCCACAACATTCTGGAGGCAGCAACTTTCGGACTGCCGGTACTCTTTGGCCCCAACTACCAGAAGTTTCGCGAAGCAGTGGAGCTGATCGCACAAGGTGGTGCTTTTTCGTTTGGTGATGAAAAGGAGTTTCTCGCCAGTGCCTTGCCGCTATTAAGCGATGAACCGCAGCGCGAAGCTGCTGCCCAAATCGCCCGGCAATACGTCGAAAGCCGGGAGGGAGCTACCCGTCTAACCCTCGACTGGTTGCGCGGCTAG
- a CDS encoding bifunctional 3-deoxy-7-phosphoheptulonate synthase/chorismate mutase type II produces MEILQQWGLGDGNRPLIIAGPCSAETPEQMLETATGISAGGIGVFRAGLWKPRTRPGAFEGVGNKGIGMMQQVQSVAGMKVATEVANAAHAEAALQAGFDVVWIGARTTANPFAVQEIAHVLQGTDIPVFVKNPLNPDVELWIGAIERLLESNIRKVGAIHRGFSLYEKNIFRNPPMWQIPIELRRRMPQIPMLCDPSHIAGKRELLQQVAQKAMDLNFDGLMIETHCNPAAALSDPQQQITPQALHQLLQNLVIRHLEADDADNNTLEELRSQISCLDNEMLTLLHKRITLVKAIGNYKKKHNITILQPQRWDEIITTGLQTGQQMGLSEAFINSLFKAIHEESISTQTRVMNEPEEAGES; encoded by the coding sequence ATAGAAATATTACAACAGTGGGGACTTGGCGACGGAAATCGTCCGCTGATCATCGCCGGGCCATGCAGTGCCGAAACGCCGGAGCAGATGCTCGAAACCGCCACCGGCATCAGTGCCGGAGGCATTGGCGTGTTTCGTGCCGGCCTCTGGAAACCCCGCACACGCCCCGGCGCATTTGAAGGCGTGGGCAACAAAGGAATCGGGATGATGCAGCAGGTGCAGTCGGTTGCTGGAATGAAAGTGGCTACCGAAGTTGCCAACGCAGCACATGCCGAGGCAGCGCTTCAAGCTGGTTTTGATGTGGTGTGGATTGGTGCTCGAACAACAGCCAACCCTTTCGCCGTGCAGGAAATAGCCCATGTGCTGCAAGGAACCGACATTCCCGTTTTTGTAAAAAACCCTTTGAATCCCGATGTAGAATTATGGATAGGAGCCATCGAACGATTGCTCGAATCTAACATCCGTAAAGTGGGCGCCATCCACCGCGGCTTCTCGCTTTACGAAAAAAATATTTTCCGCAACCCGCCTATGTGGCAAATACCCATCGAGCTGCGCCGCCGTATGCCGCAAATACCCATGCTTTGCGACCCCAGTCACATAGCAGGCAAACGTGAATTATTGCAACAAGTAGCGCAAAAAGCGATGGATCTCAACTTCGACGGGCTGATGATAGAAACCCACTGCAATCCTGCGGCAGCGCTCAGCGATCCGCAGCAGCAGATCACACCACAGGCACTCCACCAGTTGCTGCAAAATCTGGTGATCCGCCACCTCGAAGCCGATGATGCCGACAACAATACCCTCGAAGAACTCCGCAGCCAGATATCCTGCCTCGACAACGAGATGCTCACACTGCTGCACAAACGCATAACGCTGGTGAAAGCCATCGGAAATTATAAGAAAAAGCACAACATCACCATCCTGCAACCACAACGCTGGGACGAGATCATCACCACCGGGCTGCAAACTGGCCAGCAGATGGGACTCAGCGAGGCATTTATCAACAGCCTGTTCAAAGCCATCCACGAAGAATCCATCTCCACCCAAACCCGCGTGATGAACGAGCCGGAGGAGGCTGGGGAAAGCTAG